The following DNA comes from Girardinichthys multiradiatus isolate DD_20200921_A chromosome 2, DD_fGirMul_XY1, whole genome shotgun sequence.
ATACAGGTAATAAATTACgtttttatttacacttttgATGGCATTTGGAGCCGAAATATCAAATATAGGGTACAAGTATCTTAAAGAAAATTGCAGCAAATATTTCAACGTAGACATCAAAAAGTGTCCAGAAATTACCTGAGAGTTTAAAATATGTGAACTTTGAATAGTGTGAAATTaggaaatatgaaaatgtttcaggAGCCTGAATCCTGCATTTCCCCAACACTTTACAGTCTTAAATGCAAGGACCTTGGCATTATATTGACGTATTTAAACGTTTATAAATGTCCATTGTGGAGTTTTTGTATTCTTAAACAAAAAGTCTGAAGTGGTCTTGTGTGATATAAGCACAACTTATAAATCAAAGTACTTTGGCTTGCCTTGTGTAAGAatggtgctttaaaaataacatcAGAGACTAACCGGACTCTACATAAGCCAGAAATCTGTCAGTGCATGCCTGTAAAAACACTAAGTCTAATGAATGAGGTCTTAATCCATGCTAGtctgaaaaaaatgtgaaataatgaCTGTCTCTCTAGAAACACTAAAAAGACCACCTTAGGAGAACAATGGAGCAAAACTAGTGTAAGTGTTGTAATAGATTTTTTCCTTCAGGACTTTGAGATGTGTTTCATTGCCAGCTGTAAATCAGAACCGCTGCAAAGCCTAACCCAACTGCCAGAAAAATACGAGCTAATTTTTAATGTAATCATTACAAAAAATTAAAGCAGTTGGAAGTGTTGCAGCCTGGTGGTGTAACTTCATCATGCAGATTTGAATGTGGCAGCACACCGATGGAACTGGGTGTTCGGACTCGGGGCCCACCCTCCTCTGACACATCTCCCATTAGACCGGGCTTCGGACGCAGGACCAATAAGTCTCTGGGAGAGACTCAGTCAGTGGTGCAGCTTTAAACTGTGCACCTTTTATGGTGCCCGTTTCCTCGTGCCCTCTGATTGCTTGGGCTTTGTTAACTTAGTCCTTTGTGATCTGGCTGTAGCTTGTGAAgagtttttttaaaagacagttttcttttaaatatggtATTCAGTTTAAACAATATGGTGTTTCTCCCTGCCTGTTTTGTTTGGGGCGGATGTTCTAGATTAGAGGTTCTCTTTCGGTTTTATCTGTAGTAGGTTTAGACGAGCTTGTTTTCGTTTTGGCTAACAATGCTTGTGACTTTGTCCCTTTTACATTCTGAACCCTGTAAATGAATCTTTTTAACCCGAACCTACCATCTAGTAGAATACCAtccaaaaaagtttattttagtaattgtaTCCTAAAGGGGAACTCAAATAGATTCATTAAACACAGTAACATATTGTAAacattatggcttacagctaatggaaCCCCAAAATGTTGTGGCAAATTAGAATATGGCTTAAGACCATCAAAAAAGGATTTTTCAACTGAAATGTTCAACATTGTTCCCACACTTAGTCATCGTCAGGGATCGTAAACCACAAAGGTTCATGATCAGAGTGCTGTAAACAACCATATTTTTGAAACATTCAGCAGAAGGAAAAGGTGCACTGCAACAGGGGCACCAACAGCATTGAGAGGATTGAGAAAAGGACTGGAATGCTGTTCAGTAATTCGAAGTCTTCTATTCAGATGTGAgtaaattgtacattttatttggaaatcaaggtcccagaatcTAGAAGGAGCGTAGGGAGGTACCAAATCAAAGTTGCTTGAGTTTCctcagtcagtgatggtgtgaGGAGccttgtcatctgctggtggtggtccactgtgttttcgtAAATCTTCACAAGTCTACAGGACAATTTCTGAGGGCATTACACTTGCCTTtcagatgctgattttattttcaagcaGGACTTTGCACCTGCCTACACTGCCAAAGGTGTCAATACCTCCCTATTGACCATTGACCAAATCACTGCTTTATTGTACAACAAACTGGCCTAAtctaaaccccatagagaacATATGGAGTATTTTCAAGAGGTAGACAAGACAACAAAGCAGACAAGCTAAAGGGCGCTATTGAAGCCATCTGGGCTCCTTAAACACATCAGCAGGGTAACAGGTTGATCGACTCCAAGCCacactgcactgatgcagtaattcatgtaaGATGAGCTCTAATCAGGGATCGAATGCATATCCTGTACAGTATGTGGATTTACCTTTCAGTAGGCTCACATTTTTCTATTGAAAATCCctttttactggttttatttattaaaactttacaggaaactgaattttggctgtttattctgtgcaagccataatcatcacagTTACCAGATATAAATATGTGTAATAAATATATCTGTCATTCATTGTCTTTTTTCAGACCAGAAATATTTATGGCAAAGCCAGAACACAAGACCTACCGGTGGAGATTCTGACCTCCACCAGTAAACGCCAACCTTTCGTCATCTGTCAAAAATGTCGCCACAGAAGAAACTTCTCATCCCAGTGAGCAGCAGGCGGAAAGCCGTGGACGACTTCTTTCCCTTTAACTCGCTGCCTGTGGAGTGCCAGCTGCATGTCTTGTCCTTCCTGAACGAGTTGGACAAATGCAGCTGCGCGCTGGTTTGCCTGAGTTGGAGTTGCCTGGTCCGATCGTGGAAACTGTGGCGGGTCGCAGACTACTCTCGTCGTGGCGCCTTCCATCTAGGTCAGGAGGGGCTGCTGGTTTCCAACCGGGAGTTTGAGCGGTGGAAGTCTTGGGTCCACCACTACACCCACCATTTGGTCTCCCGACGGGCCAGCTTGCTCACGCTAAAGGCCAGCTTCGACCTGGGAGACCGCTGCAACAAGTGGAGCGAACTGCTGAGCCACCTGCTGGATAACGTCCACTGCAGGGACCTCAGTCATCTGGATCTCAACTGGACCTTTACCCTCTTTGAGCCACTGGACCTCAGGGTCCACTCCAGCTCCAGTTCACACCAGGACAGCATAACGAAGATGGATCAGGTAATTCATTATTATGCTGAAATAACTTTAGCTCCATAAGTGGCTAAGCTCAGGATAGAGAGACAGTTGATTACAAAAAGACTGAGCTaggtgtactttctatgggaaaacaaaacaaggaaagtgaaaaaaataaagttaatggcagcaatcCATGGTTCCATCCAGGGTAGAGACAAAGATGTGCATTGAAGCACTTTTTTCCTCTTCCTGTTCTAAGTGACACAGCTGGAACCCATACGCATTCATTtgtattgaaaagaaaaataaaggctacATAGAGATACTTACAGCAGTTGCTCCATGACTGGCTTTTTTTAGTAAAGAGACATAGCTAATAGAAACAATggaccaggagtactttctatgataAAGTAGAACAACGAGAGTAAACATTATTATTGTGGGAAGTGGCTCCATCAGTTGCTTCACCAAGAAAAGAGACATAACTAAACATAGCAACTAAGTCTGAAACAATcagattaattgtgattaatcaattattgatataatcgtcaactaatttagtaatcaaataatcattaactgaagtatacagactctaaaacatgccatttgcgaTAAGATCAACCaattcagagcagtaattaggccagaattgtgcaaaaaatatgaacattttgcatttaagatgaaaaaccttctttgtaaatatactctatccagaactcctcaagttgCATAGTTAtagtttcacctggttcaaattcagtaaaaaaaaactctccTAGCACCTTTTGCTACCTaattattaattgattaattaatcttttaacaaaataaacgtCAATAGCAACACTGGGCCAGGAATACTTTCTAGGTAAAAGGGAGAGTACACAAAGTTATCGGTGGCTGTGGCCGAGATGCAAACACAGCTGAACATAGAGTCACAAGGCCTAGGCGTACCTtctatggaaagaaaaacaaggagaagactgaaaGATGATGACAGCAATAATTGCAAATAATGCATATTTGGAAAGTTGTAGGAGGAAATGGCAGTGGTCACTCTGTTCTCCAACAGCCTGAGTTTATAGCCGAAACTGTCTGCTTCTCTTTGGTTTGGCAGGTGACCAGCTTTCAGGAGCTACTTGGCAAACTCACACACAGTTGCCCTCGAATCTCCAAGATGCGTTTACATTTTGACTGGTCGGATTTGTCTGTGTCCCTGTTAACCCGGTTCCAGCAGCTGCGAATCCTCGAGCTCAAGTATTTCTGGGTCTTCAAACTAGTGACCCCCTCCACGCTGCAGACGCTCACCAAATCACTGCCTAACTTAAAGTCGCTCACTTTGCACATCCTGGTGCCGCTGAGGAACCTCGGGATCTCCTACACATTGGAGTCCAAGTCTCTGGAGTTTCTGGACGTCTCGCCCAGCCGAGGCTTGGTCTTCTCCTGCCTGAAGCTGCCAGCTCTGAGAGAACTCCGAGCTAAGAAGATAGTTCGAGGTATCACGCTGGATCGTAGGACAAGGCTCAGGATCCAGAGCCGGTGGCCTTGTCTGTACCATGTTCTCCAGCAGGGGACACCGAAGCTTCAGGCCCTGAACAACGAGAGGCTCCTTCCTACGTGGAGAGAGAAGAGCTACGGGGAACTGACGGCCATCCTGGAACAGTCCTGTTACTGTGTGCAGCATCTAGACAGCTGGCTGTGGTAGTCAGCTGAGACTGAATATCCATTGGTGGGTAAATCCCAGCAAGAAGTAGAACACTACTTTTACACTCCACATTTTACGCAAACAAACTGATTCTGCAAAGGGACAGAGTAAAATCTCATTGCTGCAGATGAAAAATGAGGTTTGACTGCAGGATCCTCCCAGTTCCTAAACTGGAATCTGCTCTTTGTGTAAAAACATGCGCTGAAATGAGGCAATGATGTACAGCAGGTTTGTAATCATTTGTTCGataatctgcaaaaacaaaaggtgCTTTTTGCTAATCACATTCTGCTGCACCAGCCAGGAAAC
Coding sequences within:
- the si:dkey-12e7.1 gene encoding uncharacterized protein si:dkey-12e7.1, which codes for MSPQKKLLIPVSSRRKAVDDFFPFNSLPVECQLHVLSFLNELDKCSCALVCLSWSCLVRSWKLWRVADYSRRGAFHLGQEGLLVSNREFERWKSWVHHYTHHLVSRRASLLTLKASFDLGDRCNKWSELLSHLLDNVHCRDLSHLDLNWTFTLFEPLDLRVHSSSSSHQDSITKMDQVTSFQELLGKLTHSCPRISKMRLHFDWSDLSVSLLTRFQQLRILELKYFWVFKLVTPSTLQTLTKSLPNLKSLTLHILVPLRNLGISYTLESKSLEFLDVSPSRGLVFSCLKLPALRELRAKKIVRGITLDRRTRLRIQSRWPCLYHVLQQGTPKLQALNNERLLPTWREKSYGELTAILEQSCYCVQHLDSWLW